In Saccharomyces eubayanus strain FM1318 chromosome XV, whole genome shotgun sequence, a single window of DNA contains:
- the BCD1 gene encoding Bcd1p — protein sequence MVLCGVCGINEFKYKCPRCLAQTCSLECSKQHKARDDCSGQTHDPKDYISSETLKHADDEKHERNAYVQRDYNYLTQLKRMVQIQKMDARVKNKRVLGPASHSAGLKRRRYGTDEDDHGDMECQRIIRRGVNCLMLPKGMQRSSQNRSKWDKTMDLFVWSIEWTLCPMQAQEEDKRVFKHISHRIKETDFLVQGMGKNVFQKCCEFYHFAGISDHEEGEDASETKEERTEILQKSGLKFYTKWFPYNTTHITDSKKLVELPIHEKCIGELFRNMTVIEFPTIFIAMAEDDLPEGYEVVHEETHRAENDKHTNPLNKFIDDVKEPEDTAKDAQPAEEPVQKEGLDDAKGERDSDSDSDSDDYNPGLSMDFLTA from the coding sequence ATGGTGTTGTGTGGCGTGTGTGGTATTAATGAGTTCAAGTACAAGTGTCCTCGGTGTTTGGCGCAAACCTGTTCCCTGGAGTGTTCCAAGCAGCATAAAGCGAGGGACGATTGTTCTGGGCAAACACACGATCCAAAGGATTACATATCAAGTGAGACTTTAAAACACGCAGACGATGAGAAACACGAACGGAACGCTTACGTGCAGAGAGACTATAACTATCTGACGCAGTTGAAGCGGATGGTGCAGATACAGAAGATGGACGCTAGGgtgaagaacaagagaGTGCTAGGGCCCGCGAGCCATAGTGCCGGTTTGAAAAGGAGGAGATACGGCACGGATGAGGATGACCACGGTGACATGGAGTGCCAGAGGATAATCAGGAGAGGAGTGAACTGTCTGATGTTGCCCAAAGGGATGCAGCGGTCGTCGCAAAACAGAAGCAAGTGGGACAAGACAATGGACCTGTTCGTATGGAGCATAGAGTGGACTTTGTGTCCCATGCAAGCGCAGGAGGAAGACAAGCGGGTTTTCAAGCATATCAGCCATCGGATTAAAGAGACGGATTTTTTGGTCCAGGGCATGGGCAAGAacgttttccaaaaatgcTGTGAATTCTACCACTTTGCTGGAATAAGCGACCACGAAGAGGGCGAAGATGCCTCAGAGACCAAGGAGGAACGAACAGAGATCCTGCAAAAGAGTGGGCTCAAATTCTACACGAAATGGTTCCCTTACAACACTACGCATATAACAGATTCCAAGAAGCTGGTAGAATTGCCGATCCACGAGAAATGCATTGGAGAGCTATTCAGAAACATGACGGTGATCGAGTTCCCCACGATATTCATTGCCATGGCCGAAGACGACTTGCCAGAGGGCTACGAGGTAGTGCACGAGGAAACGCACAGGGCGGAAAACGACAAGCATACGAACCCATTAAACAAGTTCATCGACGATGTGAAGGAACCAGAGGACACTGCAAAGGACGCCCAGCCGGCAGAGGAACCCGTGCAAAAGGAAGGTCTAGACGACGCCAAGGGCGAGCGTGACAGTGATAGTGACAGCGACAGCGACGATTACAATCCTGGCTTATCTATGGATTTCCTCACTGCATAA
- the MSC7 gene encoding meiotic recombination directing protein: protein MPKVYLNPDMINHLNSTVQVYFNLWLEKQNALLRSQPQIIQDNQKLIGITTIVATIFTLYVFVKIIFTPTHCSASYKPAKFSVSTPEPAQNNWKGKRSVSTDIWNPEEPNSIQCHCPATGQYLGSFPSKTTKDIDEMVSKANKAQSTWGRSEFSRRLRVLASLHDYIINNQDLIARVACRDSGKTMLDASMGEILVTLEKIQWTIKHGQRALQPSRRPGPTNFFMKWYKGAEIRYEPLGVISSIVSWNYPFHNLLGPIIAALFTGNAIVVKCSEQVVWSSEFFVELTRKCLEACDEDPNLVQLCYCLPPRENDDSANYFTAHPGFKHITFIGSQPVAHYILKCAAESLTPVVVELGGKDAFIVLDAAKNLEALSSIIMRGTFQSSGQNCIGIERVIVSEKNYDGLVKILNDRMAANPLRQGSDIDHLENVDMGAMISDNRFDELEALVKDAVEKGARLLHGGSRFKHPKYPQGHYFQPTLLVDVTSEMKIAQNEVFGPILVMMKARDTDHCIQLANSAPFGLGGSVFGSDIKECNYVANSLQTGNVAINDFATFYVCQLPFGGINGSGYGKFGGEEGLLGLCNAKSICFDTLPFVSTQIPKPLDYPIRNNAKAWNFVKSFIVGAYTNSTWQRIKSLLSLAKEAS from the coding sequence ATGCCCAAAGTTTACCTGAATCCAGACATGATTAATCACTTGAATTCCACAGTCCAGGTTTACTTCAATTTATGGTTGGAGAAGCAGAATGCACTATTGCGCTCTCAACCTCAGATCATTCAAGACAACCAAAAACTTATAGGCATTACGACAATAGTTGCCACAATCTTCACTCTCTATGTTTTTGTCAAGATAATCTTCACTCCAACGCATTGCTCTGCATCCTATAAACCAGCAAAGTTTTCCGTGTCTACACCAGAGCCTGCTCAGAATAACTGGAAGGGCAAAAGGTCTGTATCCACTGACATATGGAATCCTGAAGAACCTAACTCTATTCAATGCCATTGTCCTGCCACAGGTCAATACCTTGGCTCTTTCCCATCAAAGACAACCAAAGATATAGATGAAATGGTCTCCAAGGCAAATAAGGCTCAATCCACTTGGGGTCGTTCTgaattttcaagaagattGAGAGTTCTGGCCTCTTTGCACGATTACATCATAAACAATCAGGATCTTATCGCTAGGGTAGCATGCAGGGACTCGGGGAAGACGATGCTAGACGCCTCTATGGGTGAAATCTTAGTTACTCTAGAGAAAATCCAATGGACTATCAAGCACGGTCAAAGAGCTTTACAACCGTCAAGACGTCCAGGCCCAACTAACTTTTTCATGAAGTGGTACAAGGGTGCTGAAATCCGTTATGAACCACTAGGTGTGATCAGTTCTATTGTTTCATGGAATTATCCATTCCATAATTTGTTAGGTCCTATTATTGCTGCTTTGTTCACTGGTAATGCCATTGTTGTGAAGTGTTCAGAACAAGTTGTCTGGTCGTCCGAATTCTTTGTCGAATTGACCCGGAAATGCCTGGAAGCATGTGATGAAGATCCAAACCTGGTTCAATTGTGCTACTGTTTACCTCCAAGGGAAAACGATGACTCTGCCAATTATTTCACTGCTCATCCTGGTTTCAAGCATATCACTTTTATCGGTAGTCAACCTGTTGCCCATTATATTCTAAAATGTGCTGCCGAATCGTTGACCCCAGTAGTCGTAGAGCTTGGTGGTAAGGACGCATTTATTGTCCTAGATGCGGCCAAGAACTTGGAGGCCCTATCTTCCATCATCATGAGAGGTACTTTCCAGTCATCGGGACAGAATTGTATCGGTATTGAAAGAGTCATTGTCAGCGAGAAAAACTATGATGGTTTAGTCAAGATTTTGAATGATCGTATGGCAGCAAACCCATTACGTCAAGGCTCTGATATCGACCACTTAGAAAATGTCGATATGGGTGCGATGATATCCGATAACAGATTCGACGAGTTGGAAGCTTTGGTTAAGGATGCTGTCGAAAAAGGTGCTCGTTTACTTCATGGTGGCTCCCGTTTTAAACATCCAAAATATCCACAAGGTCACTATTTCCAACCAACTCTCCTAGTAGATGTCACAtcagaaatgaaaatagcACAAAATGAAGTGTTTGGTCCTATTTTGGTCATGATGAAAGCTAGAGATACCGACCACTGTATCCAATTGGCCAACTCTGCCCCATTCGGTCTAGGTGGCTCTGTATTTGGTTCAGATATCAAAGAATGTAACTATGTGGCAAACAGCTTACAAACTGGTAACGTTGCCATTAATGATTTCGCTACTTTCTATGTTTGTCAACTACCATTCGGTGGTATTAATGGTTCCGGCTATGGTAAATTTGGTGGTGAAGAGGGTCTATTGGGTCTATGTAATGCCAAAAGTATCTGTTTTGATACTTTACCATTTGTCTCCACTCAAATTCCAAAACCATTGGACTATCCTATTCGAAACAATGCTAAGGCATGGAATTTCGTGAAGAGTTTCATTGTGGGTGCTTATACAAATTCCACTTGGCAAAGAATAAAGTCCCTTCTTTCGCTAGCTAAAGAAGCTAGTTAA
- the RRF1 gene encoding Rrf1p, whose product MFSTIARSNVRPIATSCLFNRPFSQSFIILKKKSTPNEKVEEDEVDVNELLTKAEAQFKKTLETQKQKLNEMKQGNFNPKVFDGLMFKNNKKFTDIATTSLKGKNALLITVFDPKDVKTVVSGVLAANLNLTPERIPNNDLQLKVSLPPPTTESRLKVAKDLKKVFEDYKQSSLKESMGTIRGSILKEFKSFKKDDSVRKAERDLEKLHKDYVNELHKQFLQVEKSIAK is encoded by the coding sequence ATGTTTTCAACGATAGCTAGATCAAACGTTAGACCGATTGCCACCTCTTGTCTATTTAACCGTCCGTTTAGTCAATCTTTCATTattctaaagaaaaagtctACCCCTAATGAAAAAgtcgaagaagatgaagttGACGTAAATGAACTTCTGACAAAGGCTGAAGCTCAATTTAAGAAGACGTTAGAAACACAGAAACAGAAACTGAATGAAATGAAACAGGGGAATTTTAATCCCAAAGTATTTGATGGTCTGATgttcaaaaacaacaaaaaatttacaGATATTGCAACCACTTCTCTTAAAGGTAAGAATGCACTCCTAATAACCGTTTTCGATCCTAAAGACGTGAAAACTGTAGTAAGTGGGGTTCTTGCCGCCAACTTGAACTTGACTCCTGAAAGAATTCCAAATAATGATTTACAATTGAAAGTGTCATTGCCACCACCAACGACAGAATCGCGATTAAAAGTAGCCaaagacttgaaaaaagtcttCGAAGATTATAAACAGTCCTCATTAAAGGAATCAATGGGGACCATCAGAGGTAGTATCCTCAAGGAATTTAAAAGTTTTAAGAAAGATGACTCCGTTAGGAAAGCCGAACgtgatttggaaaaacttCATAAAGACTACGTTAACGAGTTACACAAACAATTCCTACAAGTTGAGAAAAGTATtgcaaaataa